A window of Pseudomonas alcaliphila JAB1 genomic DNA:
CCGGGCATGCGTCTGCGCTGTTCGTGGGGGCGAGCCAGCCAACCTGGAGCGACAACCAGCATGTGCATGCGCACAGCCATGGCGACGGTGCGTTTGTCTGTGCGGTCTGTGCGGATCATTACCACTCGCCGCTGACGGCTGACCACGTGCATGAAACACCGCACCTGAGCACTGGGCTGAGCATCGCCACGCAGCCGGAGCGTAGGCTGCTGCTGGAAAGCCCCGGCTACTCGATTCCCGCCAGCCCGATCTACCTGATCGAGCGGCCACCACGCCCTGGTTTGGTGTTCTGACACAGGCCGCTGTGCGGCCCAAGACCACTGCAACCTAGGATTTCTCCATGCATTCGCTATCCATGCGCGGCATGGACGCAGGCCACCTGCGTCCACACCGCTCGTTACCGCTATTGCTACTGCTTACCGCCCTGTTCTTTCTCGGTATGCCCGATGCACTGGCCCACGGCGTCGCCGAGGGCGACAAGGGCTTCATCCAGGAAAGCACCGGGGTGATGTTGATGCCGTTCGTGTACATGGGCGCCAAGCACATGATCACCGGCTACGACCACCTGCTGTTCCTGTTCGGCGTGATCTTCTTTCTCTACCGTCTGAAGGACGTGGGGCTCTACGTCACCCTGTTCGCCGTCGGCCACTCGGTCACCCTGCTCCTCGGGGTGCTGGCGGACATCGGCATCAGTGCCTACGTGATCGACGCCATCATCGGCTTCTCGGTGGTGTACAAAGCGCTCGACAACCTGGGGGCCTTCCAGCGCTGGTTCGGCTACCAGCCGGACACCCGCGCAGCCACGCTGATCTTCGGCCTGCTGCATGGCTTCGGTCTGGCCACCAAGATCCAGGAGTACGAGATTTCGTCCGATGGCCTGATCGCCAACTTGATCGCCTTCAACGTCGGCGTGGAGATCGGCCAGCTTCTGGCGCTCGGCAGCATTCTCATTCTGATGGGCTACTGGCGGCGCACCGCCAGCTTCTGGCGCCACGCCTACACCGCCAACGTCGCCATGATGAGCGCCGGTTTCCTGTTGATGGGTTACCAGCTCACCGGCTTGATCGTCTCCCAGTAAGGAATTTCGCCATGTTCAACAGCAAGATCCCCACCCTCAACGAACTGCCGAGCAGCCAGCAACTGCTGCGCTCGACCGTGATTGCACTGATCGCCGCGATTGTCCTGCTCGTCACCGTGGTCATGCCCTCGGAATACGCCATCGATCCCACTGGCGCCGGTCGCATGCTGGGGCTGACCCAGATGGGCGAGGTCAAACAGCAACTGGCCGCAGAAGCTGCAGCCGATGCTGCGACGCCTGTAGTTGCAGCTCCGGCGGCGCCCCAGTCGGTACCTCAAGCGGCCCCGCAACCTGCCGTCAGCACTGCCGCCGAACCGACGGCCCCAGCCGTGGCAGCGCCTGCGGTAGTCGAGGCCGAGGGGCAGCAGCATGAAATGAGCATCTCCCTTGAGCCCGGTCAAGGCGCCGAGATCAAGCTGGAGATGCTCAAGGGCAGCAAGGTGAACTACTTCTGGACGGCCAACGGCGGCCTGGTGAACTACGACACCCACGGCGACCCCTACAACGCGCCGCGCGAGTTCTACCACGGTTACGGCAAGGGGCGCGCCACGCCGGAGGATCAGGGCGTCCTGGAGGCCGCCTTCGACGGCAAGCATGGCTGGTTCTGGCGCAACCGCACCAGCAAACCGGTCACCGTCACGCTGCGTACCGAGGGTAATTATATTGCCATCAAGCGGGTGATCTGATGGTTCAGCGGGAGCAGTGAGCCTCTGTTCCCGCTACTTTCTGCTTGCGTGCTCCATTGATCTAGATCAGGAAGATGATGAGTTCTGGATGCTTGCTTGACGAGTCGGAACCGCAGCCCGATCAACGGGCTGAGGGAGGTCTTACTTTCGGATGCTCAGAGTTCCTGACTGGTTTTTGATGGCTCAGGCAAAGCTCCTCGCGATATCTGCAGGTTGTCGCGTGGTGCTGCGTTTTGCGCACCTGCCGCGTGTTCTACTGGCTGGTATTCAGTCTGGCATGTACGCAGCGTACGCCTCCCTTTGCGCTCTGCGGAGAGGTCGTCGAAGCCTTCGGTCAACTCAGAGAAAATATCCCTTCGGGTCATAGCGTCGGGATCACCTTTTTGTTCAAGACGCTTCGTAGATTCTCAGATCTACAAGGAACACTCTGGATAGGGTTTCAAGTCGTGGTACCAATAGTTACTCGACAACTATGGTTGTAATGCGGTTGACGCTGATGATTTGCCCACACCAAATCATCTCGAAATGAGCAGCCTGGATGATCGAGGTAACAGGTCGCGGTGACATCAGTGCCCAACAGATGTTGCCGGTAGATCGAACCGAGTGGTAGCGCAGGCCCATGCATCCTTCTCGTTTCAATTCGCTTCCCAATTGATTTGAATGTGCGTAATCGTTCGGCGCATAGATGGCGTCTGAAAGCGGCATTGCGGTGGCGTCCCTCATCCCGCTGTCGCTGAAGCTGGCGGTCAGCCCTCTGAAGACGAAACGCTCATAGTTGAGCTCCGGCACATTCGACCAGTAGCGCTCTTGGTGATGACGCACCTCGGCAATCGCGGTGTCCATCCTGTCGGCTAGGTAGAACACGCCGAAGGTGCCATTGCTGAAGCGCGAGCCAGCTGGATTAACATGGGTGAAGGGCGCTGTCGCATACGAGCAGCCAGGGATGCCGAACGGAATCTGGTCACGCGGAATCAGCTCCAGGCGACCAATCTCGTTCTGCAGTCGTGGATTGGTTAGCGCCTGGATCTGATAAAGAGCTTCGAAGTCCTCGGCGTCGGCGACATCATCGAACAGGGCAATGGGCGGAAACTTGGAGTTGACCAGGCGGTAGGCCTGCTGGCTTTCACCTTCCAGCACGGGAAGGTCTCCGAGCATTACCACTGGGCACCTCGTAGCGCGTCGATCCGCCGGAATGTCTCGTACAGCGAGATCATGTCGCCCTGCGCCATGATGTCGAGCGGCGCGCGGCCGTTGAAGAACTCGTTGCGGTTCTCCATCGTGGGGAAACCATAGACGTTCTCGGGGTTGTCGAACACAACGCGCAGCGCTGCGTGGATGTTCAGCACAAGACTGATGCGCTGCATCTGATCGGAGTCCAGGCTTACCGCCCATGCCGAATCCTTCTGACTGGCTCGGGTGTAGGTGCTGCGGGAAATCCGCAGCACCCGGCAAGCCTGCTCGCAGGTGGCCTTCCACTTGTCCAGAATGTTTAGCGCGGCACGCAGGCCGGCTGCGCACTGGGTTTTCGAGAAGTCCTGAGTTTGGATAGCGGCAGCTGTCATGGAGAACCCTTGCTCTGATCTGTAGGTCGAAATATAGCATATTTGATTCTGCAGATCGATTGTGGCTGCTTCACTGGCGCTGCTTCTAGCGTCCATCTTCAGTGTCCGAGTGGAAGAATTGGACGGGGTGAGGAGTGTAGGGTGCGCCTTTACCCATAAACCGTATGCGCTGGGCATCGCTGACTGCGTTGCACTGTGCCTCACCCAGTTTTGCTCGATTGTCCCGGCACTGCAGTCGCAGTTCCTTGAGCCGCTTGGGATTCTCTGCAAGCGCTTCAGCCGACTCAAACGGCATCGGCTTTTCGCATGCGCTCAACAGCAGGGCAGCCAGTAGTAATGACATCTTTTTCATCAAGCGATCTCCTTCTGTGATGCGTGATCAGGAAGCAAAGCCTGGCTTTCCGCCGGACTCACCCGTCCGATAAAACGGGCCATTTGCTCGGCCGGATCGCCTTCGCGCCTTACCAAGTAGGTGGTTAGCATCGATGCGCAGCCGTCCAGCGGCCGGGCCACGACATCCGGATTGTTGAGTTCGTTGATGCGCGCCAGGCTGGAGAAGCCCAGGCCGTAACCAGCTGCCACCAGCGCCATCATCAGATCCAGGGTGGGAACGCGGTCGGCAATGGTCAGTCGCGTATCCACGGTGCCAAGCACCCGCTGCAACTGTTGCCAGAAACCTTCGCAAACTTGCGGATCGCAGAGCACTAGCGGGTAGCGCACCACCTCGTCGAGCGGTACGCGTCGATAGGTCAGTAGCGGGTGGCGAGCCGGCACCGCCACTACCAGCGGATCGAACCAGACCGGCTCGGCCACCAGTCCATCGCCAACCTCGTCGGACTGGGCGAGCCCGATGTCGAACAGGTCGTCGTTCAGGCCCCTGATCTGTTCGCTGAAGGTGACCTCCGACAGGCAGATCTAGACCTCCGGTTCTTCCTCACGGCCCTGGGCGAGCAGGGCGGCCAGGCGTGCCTGCGGGATGCCATCGGACAGCGCAACGCGGATTCGCCCGCGCTAGCCGGCCGCCGCACTCTTGACGCTGGCCTTGGCCTGGTCGACCACGGCGAGCACCCGGCGTGCTTCTTCCAGCAGCACCTTGCCGGCCCAGGTCAGGCGCGTGCGCCGCGTGGTGCGCTCGAACAGTTGAGCGCGTACATCACCCGTCGGCCGAACTTATGGAAGCGCGGCCCGCCGCCGATTACCCGCTGCTTCTCCAGCGTGCGCGGCGACAGCTGCAGGAAGGCCGCGGCTTCGTTGTTGGTGAGGTAGCGAGGGGCAGGGCAGGCCTGTGGTGTTTGCGCCTCACCAGCGCCCTCCACGGGCCGCATGGCATGCGTCGTCGGCGCGGCCTTGTGGTGCAGCGGGGCATCGAGATCAATGCGACGCAGGTGACGGGAAAGATTGGTTGAGTGCGACATGGTGTGTCCTCCGTTGATGGGGGAGGTGCACCGTGCGGCAGCCGTCGCATTCGATCATGCCGGGTTGGGTCTGGGCGAATGCGCAGGCAGGAGGGGCGAGGATTGATACCGGGAAGGTCTGGACGCTGACCGGGTACGCTCATCTACGCGCGTCACTGGCCAGGGCGCCCAAGCGCGCAAAGCCCCATTGGCGAAGCCCTACGGATTTACAGGTCTGTGGCTTTTCACAAAACCGGAAAGCCGCATCGGCGGATTTCCGTAGATCGGTAAAAACGTAAATCCGCTTCTCCAGAAATCCATAAATCCGTGGATACGGATCGACGGATTTGTGCAAAACCGTAAGACCGCAACGGTCTCAATCAGCAGGCGGAAAAGCGAGGTGGCTCCGGGCTGATCGCCGGGTGCGTGCACCCGTGCATCAGCCTAGCGGGCGCGCGGGTGGCCGGTAGGGCAGGGGCGCAAAAAAACAAGGCACCGGGTCGCCTCGGTGCCCTCCGCTGGCCTAGCGATTCCAGAACACATGCACCTGCTCCAAGCCGGTCTCCAGGGTGAACACGTCGCCGCTGTACTCCATGTCGCGGGCCATGGCGCGGTAGTCGATGTACATGGCCAGATGCGGCGGAATGCTGCTGGTTTGCTCGGTCAACTCCTGGGCGTAGTCGGCCAGCGAACTATAGCAGCCGCAGTAATCTTCCTCGGCCGCCTTGCGTGCTTGCTCGAGGCCATTGAAATGAGCGAGCAGGGCGCCGCCGAACGCGGGGTATTCTTCGATAAAGCAGGCGACCTTGCGTGCGTTCTCGAGCCCCTCGTACTCACCGAGACGGTAGGTAGCCGTCAAACCCCTCGAAGTCGTGAATGGCGTATTCCTCCGCATCCTCGACCGGCGAGGCCGCCAGCATGGCGTCGACCTGTCCCTGAATATCGTCCAGCTCCAGGGTGGCATCGATCCAGACGCCATGCAGGTGGCCGGCGTTGTATGCAGCCTGATCGGCAACGTAGATCCTGATTTCTTCGCTCACGACTTTCGCTCCTTCGTCTTCAGGGTCCTGCGCTTGCGCTGCGCATGACCCCCTGCCGACTAGGGCGACTAAGGCGCTCGTGAAAAAATCAGGAAAAATCGCGGAGGCTCCAGCCAGCGCAGCGGCCGGGTGGAAACCGTCTTTTTTCTTGATTTTGAGGGGGCAAGAGCCCCTGCTTTCAGTGATCAGTGAAGTAATTGACTGGTTTCTTTATCAGTACAGGAACATCAGATAAACGAATGCTGCACTAATAAAAGAGAGACTGCCGACGGTGAGCCAACAAAGGGTATAGGCCCGGCGTGCGCAATGGCCACACTCATAAACATCGCTAGCCACCGTACCTCCGCATTCTGCGCATCGCTTTAGTTTCTCGGACATTTGGAATCAAACACTAGCCGCGTGGAGTAGGCATCGTTGACGAGGTAATTAAGGTGCTTTTAAAACTGAAAATTAGTCTCATATAGTGAGGCGGTACTGCTTATCCTTGCCCAGAAAAGCATCTGTAGATGCTCCTCTTGGTTGCGATAGAAGCGCGCTCAGGGCGCTTTCAATTTTGACAGATTATCTTTAGTTGTTCTTATGCGCCGTATGGTGTTCGCGAAAAGCTTGGTTGATATTCTGTCGTAGCTGCTCATCGTCCCAAGGCTTGGTGAGGAACTTGTAGATAGCGCCCTGATTGATTGCATCGGTAACCGATTTGAGGTCCGTATAGCCTGAAAGCACGATTCGGATAGTGTCTGGGTATAGATCTTTAACCAAACTTAGAAACTCGGTGCCGCTCATTTCCGGCATGCGTTGGTCAGAGAGGATCACCTGCACATCATGTTTGGCCAATAGC
This region includes:
- a CDS encoding EexN family lipoprotein codes for the protein MKKMSLLLAALLLSACEKPMPFESAEALAENPKRLKELRLQCRDNRAKLGEAQCNAVSDAQRIRFMGKGAPYTPHPVQFFHSDTEDGR
- a CDS encoding antirestriction protein ArdA, producing MTATYRLGEYEGLENARKVACFIEEYPAFGGALLAHFNGLEQARKAAEEDYCGCYSSLADYAQELTEQTSSIPPHLAMYIDYRAMARDMEYSGDVFTLETGLEQVHVFWNR
- a CDS encoding HupE/UreJ family protein — its product is MHSLSMRGMDAGHLRPHRSLPLLLLLTALFFLGMPDALAHGVAEGDKGFIQESTGVMLMPFVYMGAKHMITGYDHLLFLFGVIFFLYRLKDVGLYVTLFAVGHSVTLLLGVLADIGISAYVIDAIIGFSVVYKALDNLGAFQRWFGYQPDTRAATLIFGLLHGFGLATKIQEYEISSDGLIANLIAFNVGVEIGQLLALGSILILMGYWRRTASFWRHAYTANVAMMSAGFLLMGYQLTGLIVSQ
- a CDS encoding antirestriction protein ArdA, whose amino-acid sequence is MSEEIRIYVADQAAYNAGHLHGVWIDATLELDDIQGQVDAMLAASPVEDAEEYAIHDFEGFDGYLPSR
- a CDS encoding RES family NAD+ phosphorylase; translated protein: MLGDLPVLEGESQQAYRLVNSKFPPIALFDDVADAEDFEALYQIQALTNPRLQNEIGRLELIPRDQIPFGIPGCSYATAPFTHVNPAGSRFSNGTFGVFYLADRMDTAIAEVRHHQERYWSNVPELNYERFVFRGLTASFSDSGMRDATAMPLSDAIYAPNDYAHSNQLGSELKREGCMGLRYHSVRSTGNICWALMSPRPVTSIIQAAHFEMIWCGQIISVNRITTIVVE
- a CDS encoding antitoxin Xre-like helix-turn-helix domain-containing protein, translating into MTAAAIQTQDFSKTQCAAGLRAALNILDKWKATCEQACRVLRISRSTYTRASQKDSAWAVSLDSDQMQRISLVLNIHAALRVVFDNPENVYGFPTMENRNEFFNGRAPLDIMAQGDMISLYETFRRIDALRGAQW
- a CDS encoding transmembrane anchor protein, giving the protein MFNSKIPTLNELPSSQQLLRSTVIALIAAIVLLVTVVMPSEYAIDPTGAGRMLGLTQMGEVKQQLAAEAAADAATPVVAAPAAPQSVPQAAPQPAVSTAAEPTAPAVAAPAVVEAEGQQHEMSISLEPGQGAEIKLEMLKGSKVNYFWTANGGLVNYDTHGDPYNAPREFYHGYGKGRATPEDQGVLEAAFDGKHGWFWRNRTSKPVTVTLRTEGNYIAIKRVI